Proteins found in one Lepeophtheirus salmonis chromosome 9, UVic_Lsal_1.4, whole genome shotgun sequence genomic segment:
- the LOC121124158 gene encoding ras-related protein Rab-4B, with amino-acid sequence MSDQYDYLFKFLVIGSAGTGKSCLLHQFIEGRYLDDSRHTIGVEFGSRVLPVGGKTVKLQIWDTAGQERFRSVTRSYYRGAAGALLVYDIASRESFNALTNWLTDARTLASPQIIILLVGNKKDLESEREVSFLEASRFAQENDLIFLETSAKTGEAVEEAFLKCSKSILAKIETGELDPERIGSGIQYGESLQQRSHESYTYTFPTPNCGQLDCVF; translated from the exons ATGTCTGATCAGTACGATtatttattcaagtttttaGTGATCGGATCCGCTGGTACTGGTAAATCCTGTCTTTTGCATCAGTTCATTGAGGGCAGATATCTAGATGATTCACGTCATACCATTGGGGTCGAGTTCGGATCCAGAGTTCTTCCCGTTGGAGGGAAAACTGTTAAATTGCAG ATATGGGATACAGCGGGGCAGGAGCGATTTCGATCTGTCACAAGAAGCTATTACCGTGGAGCAGCAG GAGCATTGCTAGTCTATGACATCGCCTCAAGAGAGTCTTTCAATGCCCTTACAAATTGGCTCACGGATGCTCGAACCCTTGCATCTCCTCAAATCATAATCCTCCTAGTCGGTAATAAAAAGGATCTTGAGTCAGAGAGGGAAGTTTCTTTCTTAGAGGCTTCCAGATTCGCTCAGGAAAATGacttaatatttttggagaCATCTGCCAAGACGGGAGAAGCCGTTGAAGAGGCATTTTTAAAGTGTTCTAAATCCATTCTTGCAAAAATTGAGACTGGGGAATTAGATCCCGAGAGAATTGGATCAG GTATTCAATACGGCGAGTCCCTTCAACAACGGAGTCATGAGAGTTATACCTACACTTTCCCTACACCTAATTGTGGTCAGTTGGATTGtgtcttttga